One segment of Haliotis asinina isolate JCU_RB_2024 chromosome 12, JCU_Hal_asi_v2, whole genome shotgun sequence DNA contains the following:
- the LOC137258714 gene encoding uncharacterized protein: protein MTTYFNIHRQTSPNSATPPRMTTYFNIHRQTSPNSATPPSMTTYFNIHRQTSPNSATSPSMTTYFNIHRQTSPNSAAPPSMTTYFNIHRQTSPNSATPPSMTTYFNIHRQTSPNSATPPSMTTYFNIHRQTSPNSATPPSMTTYFNILRQTSPNSATPPSMTTYFNILRQTSPNSASPPSMTTYFNIHRQTSPNSATPPSMTTYFNILRQTSPNSATPPSMTTYFNIHRQTSPNSATPPGMTTYFNIHRQTSPNSATPPGMTTYFNIHRQTSPNSATPPGMTTYFNIHRQTSPNSATPPSMTTYFNIHRLTSSFKALLYFISH, encoded by the coding sequence ATgacaacatacttcaacatacacagacaaacatcaCCCAACTCTGCCACTCCGCCCCGCATgacaacatacttcaacatacacagacaaacatcaCCCAACTCTGCCACTCCGCCCAGCATgacaacatacttcaacatacacagacaaacatcaCCCAACTCTGCCACTTCGCCCAGCATgacaacatacttcaacatacacagacaaacatcaCCCAACTCTGCCGCTCCGCCCAGCATgacaacatacttcaacatacacagacaaacatcaCCCAACTCTGCCACTCCGCCCAGCATgacaacatacttcaacatacacagacaaacatcaCCCAACTCTGCCACTCCGCCCAGCATgacaacatacttcaacatacacagacaaacatcaCCCAACTCTGCCACTCCGCCCAGCATgacaacatacttcaacatacTCAGACAAACATCACCCAACTCTGCCACTCCGCCCAGCATgacaacatacttcaacatacTCAGACAAACATCACCCAACTCTGCCTCTCCGCCCAGCATgacaacatacttcaacatacacagacaaacatcaCCCAACTCTGCCACTCCTCCCAGCATgacaacatacttcaacatacTCAGACAAACATCACCCAACTCTGCCACTCCGCCCAGCATgacaacatacttcaacatacacagacaaacatcaCCCAACTCTGCCACTCCGCCCGGCATgacaacatacttcaacatacacagacaaacatcaCCCAACTCTGCCACTCCGCCCGGCATgacaacatacttcaacatacacagacaaacatcaCCCAACTCTGCCACTCCGCCCGGCATgacaacatacttcaacatacacagacaaacatcaCCCAACTCTGCCACTCCGCCCAGCATgacaacatacttcaacatacacAGGCTAACGTCTTCCTTCAAAGctttactttactttattaGTCATTAG